TGGACGTCGTGGTGACTTTGAAATTCTTGGCTACAACATGCTTCAATGGATGTGTGGGAGACTTCCGTGGGAAAGTAATTTGACGGATCCAGAGTTTGTTGCCAGTCAAAAGAACAAGTACATGTCCAACATCCCGGCTCTCATCCAGGAATGTTTTCCAGCCAAGAACGCCCCTGGTAACTAGAAATCGATTGTGTTTTCATCTTCGTaacttaatttctttttttcaaaaacaaaaaacagccGTCATGGTGAAGTTCCTGGAAATGGTGGCGAATCTAAAGTTCGAGGAGATGCCCAACTATGACAAGTTCAGGCAATTACTTCGGCAAGGCTTGAAGGATGGCGGTTTCCCTGACGACGGGGCGCTCGTATTCCCTCATCTCAACAAAGGAGCGGGTAGCAGCAGCGTGCGTAGTTCACCCAAGAAACGCTCGGCTCCACCGCCGGTGCCAACCGATGACGAAACGGAAAACGGAAATGTCAAGCAAAAGGCCAAAACCAGTATTAAAAAGAGTCGAGAGCCTTGCTCACCCAAAGTCACCAACCGGTAATGTCAATTTAATacttattcatttttactaTGTGTATACTAATTTCATTTAGTTGTTCAACTCGTAGGACGACGAGACGGGCCAATATGTCGCCAGATTGTGATACGACAGATTCCAGCAGTCTCAGCAGTACGACATTGGCTGTAGTCTCTAAAAAGAGATCGGCTGAGAAGAAGGAGCGTTCCAAAGAATTGTCGGCTAAATTAGACACGTCGCTTAGCAATCCCACCCCGGCTATGCTGGCCATTTTGGCCCGGATGCGTAGCAAAGAGGAAACACCTTCACCGGCCCTTCCATCGAAAAGGAAACAAGCCAGGTTTGAATAATTGAAGGGTTTTCCTTTAAACAATTTTGTACTTGTACTTAAATAAACGATTCATTGATAATTTACTTtggcattttaaaatttactaaaaAGGTTGGACAGCCGTTCGTGTAGCCCAATCGATCTCGATTCCAGCTCGATCCTGACTCCCGCCATGGAAGAAGTCATCCGCGTGAGAGAAGTGCGTAAAAGTATGGAACAGAGTGGACATTTTTTCACGCCCATCTGCAGTCCGATGACTACCACCAACCCGACTCCCATCAACCCTTTCCAGAGTCCGACTTTGACGCCACGAAACATGGACCTGTACATGACCATGGATTGTACGccggaagaagaggaggagccTCGACGGAAGAAGAGCAACGGCAGTGGCAAGGGCTTCGTGACTCCATCCTCTCCTTCTAAACGTGTTCTGAGAAATCGACTTCACGAATCTGTGATTTTGGACGATTCCACATCATCGTCCGTCAATTCCAGCACCGCTGGTgaatcgtcgtcgtccaccACACCCGATAACAAACGCCGAGTTGTCCACAGACGTAATTGAATCCTTAAAATTTGAGTTATTCATTTAAAACGAGTtgattatttctgttttttttagacaAGTACAGAGTGGTCGACATGGCTTCTGCGTCTACGCAAACGTCACCCGGCGTTTTAAGTCTACCAACTCTTGAACGGAGGCCTTATTCGCTTAGGTCGGCTGCTCAATCTCCAGCAAGCACTCCGGGGAGACTCTTCCGTCCTCCGCCGCAAATTATCGACCTTAGTCCCGACATGTTTCGCAATGATGCCAGTCCGTGAAACGTCACAggagcaaacaaacaaaaaaactttcatttctatcccccccccctactacatttttcttttaatatctCGTAATCGgaagttttaattatttaaaattcatcttTAGTCGAATTACCGACacccaccatttttttttgtgcctATCTTAATTTAGTGATATTTAGTGTGCGAGTGTTTAGCTGCTACTCAAGTTGAACCATTACTCTTAACTCCTTCTACAATatataatgaaatttttcaaaaacgatCAGCGTATAAAACAGAACTAATAACATGCGGGTACTACTCACTATATTCACGATACGTAGCCTGATTTGTTATTAATGTATTTATGTGATTTACGCGAGTCTCGTCGCATTCTGAGCGGAAACAAATACAGTCGGTTCAACAAACATCAACACTTAATAAAACTATTGAAAATCGATATTATTCTTTATCGGTTTTGAGTTCGCTGACTCTGGCGTAGGGGAACTCGATGTCACACTTTGGAAGAGCCGAATGCAGGAACTCTATGCAGCCTTCTCTGTTGGTGACTTCCGGCAAATCATAGAGGAGCAAGTGACGCAAGTTGGAGAGACACGACAGTGATTTTATGGCTGAATCACTAATGTCACCACAACTGCTCAACTGAAGTTCTTCAAGTGAACCTTTGACTGCTGCCAGCATTGGCAGGGCTTCGTTGTCCAAGTAGTTGCATTTGTGAAGGGTCAGTTTTTTCAGATGATCGAGTCCTCCTGCAGAGAAATATGTTAGCATGAATTGGAAGATTATGTGCTTTATCTCATACTCAAGTGAGGAAATCCAACTGACATGATACATGATCCTGTGgcatcaatttcttcaatcAACAAACTTCGGTAGCCCCCGGGAGGCAAGCTGTTGTAGTCTTTGAGAACAGATTCCTTGTCCTTCCATCTCACACCTGCTCCACAACGAAGAAGCCACTCTGCTGCAGCTCTGTCTGGTCCAACATCCTTGATTCTCGACTCATCCACTCTGTAGAAGcagattaattttaataaaaaaatttatgtaaactgaaattaaaattacttgTTGGTGATTGTGTTTAACCATCCCCAGATAGTTCGCTTAGACTGAGATTGTAACAGATTCCTCACTGCCAAAAGTTTCACCATTTCTACAATAAATGAAGAGAATGTTAcgctgttttattttcttttattaactCTGTCACTTGGTTAACAATTagatattaataataaaagaacacaAAACGGGCAGGGTAAACTGAAAATCAAGTCGTTCTTGTCAATTTGTTTAATCTAATTCGTAATTAACCGAAAATATCCTAAATATTTACTTCAACGTTTATGTTACGTTCTTGCTGTTTAATGTTTACAAATTTTGCCGGTATAAAACGCCACCTAGCGGCAAAAACGCTCAAATACAGAAAATGCTTTTCACGtactttgaaataaattgcaaagagttcgtgaattttttaaccctataatgaattaattttcatactttgtaattttattaaaagtacattgttgttttctataatttttttattaattatggTGAATCGTGAATTTTCGATTCGTTAGGAAGTCGCAACGTTGCCGCtatgcttcttcttcttgaagcTCTCAGTGTTCTTTCCTTTCAAGTATCGAGCTGCTAGTGGGGAGAGTGCTATTGCAGGTGAGTTCTCTCGAGCtttttaatatattatttAGATAATCTTGAGTAATTGCTCTTTTTAATGTCTTACTACTATCATGCTAAGTTGAGTAAGCGTGGGCGTtgttatttttagttatttgatAAGTGGAAATGTGTTACTTGCGATTGTCGGCCATCGGCAGCAACGTGGTTGTCTGTCgccattttgacattttttaaggCTCAGTAGTAGACAGGCGTTTTTTCTAGATTTACATCTTGGTACTTAAAAGATGGTCAGACAACGCACCCTTATACATGCATAGTTCATGTAATTGAAGTCTTACCCCCTGTATTTTCAGGGTAAACTGTTGTCTGACCAGCTTtagttcacacacacacagagttctccccaaccaccaccaccatgcCACAGAACGAGCACATTGAGTTGTTCCAGAAGCGCTATGGCTTTCGCATGGATTATCAAGAAAGGCAGCGAAAGAAGAAGGCCAGGGAGCACAAACTGCAATCGAAGATGGCCCAGAAGCTGATTGGTATCAAGGGCAAGATCTTTGCCAAGAAGCGCTACTCTGAAAAGGTGCAACTCAAGAGGACCATCAAGGCAcatgaagaaaagaagactCGCAAGAAGGAAGATGGAAAGGTGCCTGAAGGAGCCATGCCTGCTTACCTCCTGGATCGTGAGAACACATCACAAGCCAAACTGCTGTCTTCTATGGTGAAGCAGAAGCGCAAGGAGAAGGCTGGCAAATGGGATGTTCCTCTACCCAAAGTTCGTGCCCAGTCAGAAGCTGAAGTGTTCCGTGTCTTGAAGACGGGCAAGAGCCGCAGAAAGGGCTGGAAGAGGCTGGTGACCAAAGTTTGCTTCGTCGGAGAAGGTTTCACTCGTAAGCCGCCCAAGTACGAGCGTTTCGTCCGACCCATGGCATTGCGGTTCAAGAAGGCTCACGTCACACATCCGGAATTGAAAGCTACATTTTGTCTCCCGATTGTTGGCGTCAAGAAGAATCCCTCCTCTCCAATGTACACATCTCTGGGTGTCATAACAAAGGGAACCATCATTGAAGTCAATGTTTCTGAACTCGGTCTCGTCACTCAGGGTGGCAAAGTTGTGTGGGGCAAATATGCCCAAGTGACCAATAATCCTGAAAACGACGGATGTATCAACGCCATTTTGCTCGTTTGAACATAATACACACGAATTTTCGTTTAGCTTCGCCGTTTTAGCCTACGTTATCTTAGACTAGTCTTTAAGTTAAATTTGTgtgatttaaatgttttcaaatataaaatgttttaatttgtttatttttcttttgcagccGAGTTGTATGTTGTAAAACTCCACGATGCAGATCTTCGTTAAAACCCTCACGGGTAAAACCATTACCCTCGAAGTTGAGCCTTCTGACACTATCGAAAATGTCAAAGCCAAAATCCAGGATAAGGAAGGTATAAAAGCTCACCAAAGTTTCAATTTacatttctaattattttgatgAGTTGACGTTCTTAGGACACTTAATATGTACACTGATTATAATAAGCGTTTATTTATCTGAATTTTCTGCATTTAATCATTCCCAGAA
This DNA window, taken from Daphnia pulex isolate KAP4 chromosome 2, ASM2113471v1, encodes the following:
- the LOC124204946 gene encoding serine/threonine-protein kinase VRK1-like isoform X1; its protein translation is MPPKAAASRPAAAKKKAPIHKLPDPIRDGEIVRDIQKRQWRLGKSIGVGGFGEIYAASDNIDKQVNAADAQYVIKIEPHSNGPLFVEMNFYIRVAKADFINEWITSNKLKFLGMPRFIGSGSHEYKGEKYRFMVMQRFGIDVQKLFDANQRRFPLNTILNLSLRIIDVLEYIHAKQYVHADIKGSNLLLGFGKGGEKQVWLVDFGLACRYTVDGVHKEYKPDLRKAHNGTIEFTSRDAHIGANGRRGDFEILGYNMLQWMCGRLPWESNLTDPEFVASQKNKYMSNIPALIQECFPAKNAPAVMVKFLEMVANLKFEEMPNYDKFRQLLRQGLKDGGFPDDGALVFPHLNKGAGSSSVRSSPKKRSAPPPVPTDDETENGNVKQKAKTSIKKSREPCSPKVTNRCSTRRTTRRANMSPDCDTTDSSSLSSTTLAVVSKKRSAEKKERSKELSAKLDTSLSNPTPAMLAILARMRSKEETPSPALPSKRKQARLDSRSCSPIDLDSSSILTPAMEEVIRVREVRKSMEQSGHFFTPICSPMTTTNPTPINPFQSPTLTPRNMDLYMTMDCTPEEEEEPRRKKSNGSGKGFVTPSSPSKRVLRNRLHESVILDDSTSSSVNSSTAGESSSSTTPDNKRRVVHRHKYRVVDMASASTQTSPGVLSLPTLERRPYSLRSAAQSPASTPGRLFRPPPQIIDLSPDMFRNDASP
- the LOC124204946 gene encoding serine/threonine-protein kinase VRK1-like isoform X2, encoding MPPKAAASRPAAAKKKAPIHKLPDPIRDGEIVRDIQKRQWRLGKSIGVGGFGEIYAASDNIDKQVNAADAQYVIKIEPHSNGPLFVEMNFYIRVAKADFINEWITSNKLKFLGMPRFIGSGSHEYKGEKYRFMVMQRFGIDVQKLFDANQRRFPLNTILNLSLRIIDVLEYIHAKQYVHADIKGSNLLLGFGKGGEKQVWLVDFGLACRYTVDGVHKEYKPDLRKAHNGTIEFTSRDAHIGANGRRGDFEILGYNMLQWMCGRLPWESNLTDPEFVASQKNKYMSNIPALIQECFPAKNAPAVMVKFLEMVANLKFEEMPNYDKFRQLLRQGLKDGGFPDDGALVFPHLNKGAGSSSVRSSPKKRSAPPPVPTDDETENGNVKQKAKTSIKKSREPCSPKVTNRTTRRANMSPDCDTTDSSSLSSTTLAVVSKKRSAEKKERSKELSAKLDTSLSNPTPAMLAILARMRSKEETPSPALPSKRKQARLDSRSCSPIDLDSSSILTPAMEEVIRVREVRKSMEQSGHFFTPICSPMTTTNPTPINPFQSPTLTPRNMDLYMTMDCTPEEEEEPRRKKSNGSGKGFVTPSSPSKRVLRNRLHESVILDDSTSSSVNSSTAGESSSSTTPDNKRRVVHRHKYRVVDMASASTQTSPGVLSLPTLERRPYSLRSAAQSPASTPGRLFRPPPQIIDLSPDMFRNDASP
- the LOC124205207 gene encoding ATP synthase subunit s, mitochondrial-like → MVKLLAVRNLLQSQSKRTIWGWLNTITNKVDESRIKDVGPDRAAAEWLLRCGAGVRWKDKESVLKDYNSLPPGGYRSLLIEEIDATGSCIMSVGFPHLRGLDHLKKLTLHKCNYLDNEALPMLAAVKGSLEELQLSSCGDISDSAIKSLSCLSNLRHLLLYDLPEVTNREGCIEFLHSALPKCDIEFPYARVSELKTDKE
- the LOC124205170 gene encoding ribosome biogenesis protein NSA2 homolog isoform X1 translates to MPQNEHIELFQKRYGFRMDYQERQRKKKAREHKLQSKMAQKLIGIKGKIFAKKRYSEKVQLKRTIKAHEEKKTRKKEDGKVPEGAMPAYLLDRENTSQAKLLSSMVKQKRKEKAGKWDVPLPKVRAQSEAEVFRVLKTGKSRRKGWKRLVTKVCFVGEGFTRKPPKYERFVRPMALRFKKAHVTHPELKATFCLPIVGVKKNPSSPMYTSLGVITKGTIIEVNVSELGLVTQGGKVVWGKYAQVTNNPENDGCINAILLV